The DNA region GGTTGTTCGGTGGCGCCGGTCATGCGGCGTCTCCTTCGGTAGCGGGAGCGGACGGACGCGGGCCACGGTCGCGGAATCCGCCTTCACGCGGGCCGTCGAAACGCCGCGGGCGGTCGCGGTCGCGGTCGCCCTTGTTCAGCATCATCGCCGACGGGCCTTCCTGCAGGCTTTCCACCCGCACGACCATGTGACGCAGAACGTCCTCGTTCAGGCCCATGGTGCGCTCCATCTCGGTCACCGCGGCATGCGGCGCGTCGATGTTGAAGAGCACGTAGTGGCCCTTGCGATTCTTTTTGATTTTGTAGGTCAGGGTCTTCAGACCCCAGAACTCGGTCTTCTTGACCTCGCCGCCATTGTCGCGGATGACACCCGCGAACTGCTCGGCGAGCTGCTCGACCTGCGCGGACGAGATGTCCTGGCGCGCGATCAGCACGCATTCGTACAAAGCCATGTGGTCTCCTCTCGGCTGTTCGCGGCCCGCCGCCGTCCGGTTGGACGGCCGCACGGACCTAGCCGACACGGGCTTCTCGTGCCGGCAAGGAGCTGCGAAGGGGCGGACTATGCATATCGGCAAGCGAAATGCAAGTCCTTCGCCCGGTGAAGCCCACTTGACTTCATGAGGAACGAAGTTATGACTTCGCGCCACTTTGGCCGGGGGTGTTCCCATGGCCCGCTGACCGCTACGGACCGGCCGCGCCCGGATCCGGGAGGTGAGGTGCGATGACCCGTGCGTTCGTGTTCCCGGGACAGGGCAGTCAGGCCGTCGGCATGGGCCGCGAACTGGCCGAGGCGTTCCCGTCCGCCCGTCTGACGTTCGAGGAAGTGGACGATGCCCTCGGTCGGCGGCTGTCCAGGCTGATGTTCGAGGGGCCGGAGTCGGATCTGACGCTCACGGAGAACGCCCAGCCGGCGCTGATGGCGGTTTCCGTCGCCGTCCTGCGGGTGCTCAAGAGCGAGGGCGGCCTGGACCTGTCGCGCCACGCGGCCTATGTCGCCGGCCATTCCCTGGGCGAATACTCCGCGCTGTGTGCCGCCGGCACCTTCAACCTGTCGGACACCGCCCGGCTCCTGCGCCTGCGTGGCGTGTCCATGCAGCAGGCCGTGCCGGTGGGGGAAGGGGCGATGGCTGCCATCCTCGGCGCCGATCTGGCCGACGTTCAGGCGATCGCGGATCAGGCGGCCCGGGAAGGGGCGGCGCAGGGCGACGTCTGCACCGTCGCCAACGACAATGCGCCCGGTCAGGTCGTGGTCAGCGGCCACAAGGCCGCGGTCGAGCGTGCCGTCCGCATCGCCGCGGAAAAGGGGTTCAAACGGGCGGTCATGCTGCCGGTGTCGGCACCTTTCCATTGCCCGCTGATGGCGCCGGCCGCCGACGCCATGCGCGAGGCGCTGGGCAAGGTGGTCATGCACGAGCCGGCGGTCCCCGTGATCGCCAACGTCACCGCCGACGCCGTCAGCGATCCGGTGCGCATCCGCCAGCTCCTGGTCGAGCAGGTGACGGGCCGGGTGCGGTGGCGCGAATGCGTGCTGCGCATGAAGGACCTCGGCGTCGATACGCTGGTCGAGGTGGGGGCGGGCAAGGTGCTCGCCGGCCTGACCAAGCGCATCGACAAGGAGGTCCAGGCCGTGTCGATCAACGGCCCGGCGGATGTCGAATCCTTCCTGAAGACCCTTTGATGGCACGGCCCATGTTCGACCTGACCGGCAAGACCGCCCTCGTCACCGGGGCGTCCGGTGGAATCGGCGCCGCAATCGCGCGATCCCTGCACGACCAAGGCGCCACCGTCGCCCTGTCTGGAACGCGCGTGGCGGCACTGGAAGCCCTGGCCGCGGAACTGGGCGGCGACCGCGTCCATCTCGCGCCCGGCAACCTGGGCGAGGCCGGTGGGCCCGAGGCGGTGTTCGCCGCGGCCGAAAAGTCCATGGGCGGCGTCGACATCCTGGTGAACAATGCCGGCCTGACCCGCGATGGGCTGGCCGTGCGCATGAAGGACGAGGACTGGGAGACCGTCCTCAACGTGAATTTGACCTCCGGCTTCAAGCTGGCCCGCGCGGCCCTCAA from Azospirillaceae bacterium includes:
- the fabD gene encoding ACP S-malonyltransferase: MTRAFVFPGQGSQAVGMGRELAEAFPSARLTFEEVDDALGRRLSRLMFEGPESDLTLTENAQPALMAVSVAVLRVLKSEGGLDLSRHAAYVAGHSLGEYSALCAAGTFNLSDTARLLRLRGVSMQQAVPVGEGAMAAILGADLADVQAIADQAAREGAAQGDVCTVANDNAPGQVVVSGHKAAVERAVRIAAEKGFKRAVMLPVSAPFHCPLMAPAADAMREALGKVVMHEPAVPVIANVTADAVSDPVRIRQLLVEQVTGRVRWRECVLRMKDLGVDTLVEVGAGKVLAGLTKRIDKEVQAVSINGPADVESFLKTL
- the fabG gene encoding 3-oxoacyl-[acyl-carrier-protein] reductase gives rise to the protein MFDLTGKTALVTGASGGIGAAIARSLHDQGATVALSGTRVAALEALAAELGGDRVHLAPGNLGEAGGPEAVFAAAEKSMGGVDILVNNAGLTRDGLAVRMKDEDWETVLNVNLTSGFKLARAALKGMMRKRWGRIIGITSVVGVTGNPGQANYAASKAGMIGMSKALAAEVAGRGVTVNCVAPGFIETAMTDALNDQQREAILPRVPAGRLGTPGEIAGAVVYLASDEAAYVTGQTLHVNGGMAMI
- the rpsF gene encoding 30S ribosomal protein S6 — encoded protein: MALYECVLIARQDISSAQVEQLAEQFAGVIRDNGGEVKKTEFWGLKTLTYKIKKNRKGHYVLFNIDAPHAAVTEMERTMGLNEDVLRHMVVRVESLQEGPSAMMLNKGDRDRDRPRRFDGPREGGFRDRGPRPSAPATEGDAA